CTAGCATTCCAGCGTTCAATTTATCGGCATAGGCCACCTCGACGCCCGGTAGGTTGTTCGCACCGGTGAATAGGTCGGCCTTCTCGTTCGATACGACTATCAGAAGCGCTCGGGGCGAACGGAACCTGCGGGACCTCATCTTCCCACGGCCCGCGCGGACCTTCTTGCCTTCCTTGGCCCTTTCGACGTCCGCATCGATGCCAATGCTTCTCAATACGTCGTAGACCTCCGAGGTCGTCTTGAGGGATTCGATCTTGTCCTCTACCACGACGGGCAGCGTGACCTCGTCTTCGAAGTGGTGACCTCTGGCCTTGACAACCGCATTGTTCGCGACCGCGGCCAATGCAGACAGCTTCGCGAGCGCCCTCTCCTTCTTGTTGACCTTTTTCGAGTAGTCCTTCTCAGGCTTTGGTGGCAGCGCCCTGCGCCCTCCCACATTGTTCGGGGACTCAGCAGCCTTTGCTCCCTGCGCCAGCCTCTGGACCCTGGCCACACCTCGTCCCTTTCCCCAGGTCGAGACGCTGTGACGGGTGCCCGCCCCTTCGCTCGGTCCATAAGGTTGCCTGCGGTTCGCCTCCTCTGCAACAACAGCACGATGGATCACATCGGGGCGGAACTCAGTGCTGAAGACGGACGGTAGCTCCATCGTCCTCACGACGTCCCCTTCTAATGAGTAGACGTTGACCTTACCATTATTCTCTGTCATTTATTACGCCCCCTGCTTGGATTCGATGGAAACGTACACCAGGTTCGGCGCTTCCTTTAGATCGGCGCCGTACTTCCTGATCGGGTCCCTGAGGCGCACGAGGCGCTTGTTCGGTCCCGGCACGGAGCCATGGATAAGTACGTATGAGTTCCTGACATCGCCGTAATGCAGGAATCCGCCCTTCGGGTTCACCTCTTCTCCCTTTTCCCCGACCTTGATGATGCGTTTGTTGACCTCGGTCCTCTGGTGGTACCCCATCTGACCGGATTGCGGGGCGGTGCTCCTGACATACCCTGGCCTCTTCGGGCCCAAGGTACCGACCATACGGCGGTGCTTGCTGTTCTTATGGGACAGGAGCTTCAGTCCCCAGCGCTTGACCGCTCCTTGGAACCCCTTCCCCTTGGTGACGGCGGACACATCGATAAGAGAGCCCTCTTTGGCAAAGTCGTTGAAGGTGATCTCCTTGCCCAGGATGCCCTTTGCATACTCCATCCTCTTGTCCATCGTGCCGCCACCGATCCTGAGCTCCATAAGCTCAGGTACCTTTTTCGGCACTCCGTTGACCATCTTCGGCTGGGTATACGCAAGTATGCGGATGTCCTCGATGTCCAATCCTTTGATCTTTTCCCAGGCCTTGTCCTGTTCATAGTTCTTCGGGATCGGAAGCCTACGGGACAGCATCTCATCCAGCCCGGTCGCCCAGACCTCTCCTGCCGTCTTAAGGCCATAACGGGTGGCCTCGTAGAGCCTGATGGCAGCGACCTTCATCGGCGGAACCTCCACCACGGTCACCGGTATACGGATCTCCTGTCCGGCCGTCGTGCTCTGCTTTCTATAGTCTACCATCAATGCATGGGTCATCCCGGCCTTGTAACCGGCAAACCCTTGGACCTTAGGGCCTTCGCTGATCTCGGGCCAATGGTCCACCTTCGGTGTCTGTCTTGAAGCTCTCTTTCTTGGCGAATAGGCCATAGAGCCTTGCTTTGGACGTCTCTTGTTTGGCATATATCCCCCTCTCGCTTCGTGTGAGAGAGTACACTCTCTGGTTGCTAACGCTATGTCTCAAGAGTGTTGAGATCTGCACCTTCGACCGTGACTCTGTTGTCGCCATCCAGAATGTTGTTGGATAGCGGTTGAGGGATGTTTGCACATTGCCCAAGGAGTCTGGTCGAACGTCCTCAATGCGTTGAGCGCACTCCCATAAAAGTAGTTATATAAATACTATCCGTTATTCCAAGGGTATTTGGCATTGACAGAAGTGTGCTTTGAATAACGCAAGCTGGCAGATACAACAATTCAAAGCTTACCTTCTTTGGCCTTTTTCTGGGCCCTCTTCGCCCTTTCCTTTGCAGTGTAACCCGTGGCCTTTTCAAGAAAGATGTTATACCTCTTGATCGTCTCTGCCCCGACCTCTGGTGTCACATCTTTCTTCATCTGAGTGGAAACAAACAGCGACGACTTGCTGAGCAGCTTGGTCTCCAGTCTTCCTAGGGCGCCAAAAGAGGACACAACGAGGTCCCCTTCGACCATGGCATTACCGAAGACCTCCTTGACGATGTTCATGAGCCCGTCGCCCTCCAATGAAGAGGAAAGTCCTTTTTTTATGTCGTAGTCCATTTTTTATCACCATAAACCGCTCAAAGCTCTGGCCCATCTTCTATATGTTTTGATATGTCCACAGATGTCCTCATCGCACCCTGGAGGTGTACCTCTGCAGACCACTTAGCCTTACACGGGCATTCCAGGCCGTTCAGGTCTTCCAGGTGCTGGGAGAAGGAGAATCTCTCGATGGCATCAAGAATCTTTCTATCACAGATGCCGCAATTGTGCACGCCTCTCGGGGTCCCCCCGCCGGAAGGGGCCGACATGATCCTCACGTCCGTCATGGAACGGCATCTCTTCAGCACCTCGACAAGGGACCAGAGCCATGGCGGTCTGAGGTCCCCCCGTCTCCAGACCTCCTCCACTGGTGTCCCTGCCTGGATGTTGAGAGGGTTGATCGAGATCGAATCAGAATATGGTGCCGCGAACTCCACAGAGCATATGACGTCGTTCATAGCCTGCTTTTCTGTCAGGAACGGAGGTTTCAGGATGAGATAGGTCCTCACAGGAACACAATTGATCTTCAACAGACCGGCCGCCCTTTGGTAATCTTCCTTCGTGAACCCCTTCTTTATGCACCTTGCCCGTACCTTGTCGTCACAGGTCTCCAGGCCCAATGCCACATAACACCTGTCCTTTGGTATGCTGGCCAATGTTTTCTCTGTGACGAACTCGGGCCTGGTCTCGAACAGGATGCGCTCAGTCCCGGCGAAGGTAATGAATAGAAGATCCCTCACCTCAGGAGGGAACTCGTTGTCATCTAGGAAGCTTCCAGAGGTATATACCTTGACCATCTCCTCTCCTTCGTACCTCTTTGAAGCTTTTTCGATCTGTGATATCAGGTCCTCCTTTGTTATATCATCGAGGCTCTCAACATTATATCCGCACATGGTGCAACCGCCCTTTCGGGCCCACCAGCACCCCCGGGTCCTGAAGATGATGACCATCGCCCTGACCTTCTTATCACCTATCATGTCATATTCTTTCCATATCGTGACAGGGCTGGTCCTGTCCAGGTCTTGTCGCTCCGCTCTCATCCTAGACCTCTCAAATTGTCAATGGTCATCAACGATGGTTCTATAAAAATACCTGTAGTAATGGTTCGGAGCATCTCCTATCCAAGGAACAGTTTATATTCAGGCTATAGAATCCGCTGGCGAGGTAGCCGAATTGGCCCGCAGGATCATTGTTGTCGGTTCAGGTGCCGCTGGGATGACCGCCGCATCGACGGCCCG
This genomic window from Methanomassiliicoccales archaeon contains:
- a CDS encoding 50S ribosomal protein L3, whose translation is MPNKRRPKQGSMAYSPRKRASRQTPKVDHWPEISEGPKVQGFAGYKAGMTHALMVDYRKQSTTAGQEIRIPVTVVEVPPMKVAAIRLYEATRYGLKTAGEVWATGLDEMLSRRLPIPKNYEQDKAWEKIKGLDIEDIRILAYTQPKMVNGVPKKVPELMELRIGGGTMDKRMEYAKGILGKEITFNDFAKEGSLIDVSAVTKGKGFQGAVKRWGLKLLSHKNSKHRRMVGTLGPKRPGYVRSTAPQSGQMGYHQRTEVNKRIIKVGEKGEEVNPKGGFLHYGDVRNSYVLIHGSVPGPNKRLVRLRDPIRKYGADLKEAPNLVYVSIESKQGA
- a CDS encoding 50S ribosomal protein L4, whose translation is MTENNGKVNVYSLEGDVVRTMELPSVFSTEFRPDVIHRAVVAEEANRRQPYGPSEGAGTRHSVSTWGKGRGVARVQRLAQGAKAAESPNNVGGRRALPPKPEKDYSKKVNKKERALAKLSALAAVANNAVVKARGHHFEDEVTLPVVVEDKIESLKTTSEVYDVLRSIGIDADVERAKEGKKVRAGRGKMRSRRFRSPRALLIVVSNEKADLFTGANNLPGVEVAYADKLNAGMLAPGGNPGRLTVFSESAIKKIGEW
- a CDS encoding archaeosine biosynthesis radical SAM protein RaSEA, yielding MRAERQDLDRTSPVTIWKEYDMIGDKKVRAMVIIFRTRGCWWARKGGCTMCGYNVESLDDITKEDLISQIEKASKRYEGEEMVKVYTSGSFLDDNEFPPEVRDLLFITFAGTERILFETRPEFVTEKTLASIPKDRCYVALGLETCDDKVRARCIKKGFTKEDYQRAAGLLKINCVPVRTYLILKPPFLTEKQAMNDVICSVEFAAPYSDSISINPLNIQAGTPVEEVWRRGDLRPPWLWSLVEVLKRCRSMTDVRIMSAPSGGGTPRGVHNCGICDRKILDAIERFSFSQHLEDLNGLECPCKAKWSAEVHLQGAMRTSVDISKHIEDGPEL
- a CDS encoding DUF5611 family protein translates to MDYDIKKGLSSSLEGDGLMNIVKEVFGNAMVEGDLVVSSFGALGRLETKLLSKSSLFVSTQMKKDVTPEVGAETIKRYNIFLEKATGYTAKERAKRAQKKAKEGKL